The proteins below come from a single Microbacterium sp. SLBN-154 genomic window:
- a CDS encoding lysophospholipid acyltransferase family protein codes for MSTPNPKAPGSGADEKRRPSVFWPLAALIVPAMGLLARIEVEGGENLPREGAYVLAPNHCSEIDPLVVAVAVWRMGRAPRFMAKESLFRVPVFGAVLRATGMVPVARSSSAGGARQTIESSRMLVEHGRGVIVYPEGSLTRDPDMWPMRGKTGAVRLALAGGIPLIPVAHWGAQEILPRYGKLRLWPLRRRVRVVFGPPVDLSASSATQMQPSTLVAATDVLMGRIAELLSGLRGAPAPAERWNPSAHGQKETGRLEP; via the coding sequence GTGAGCACTCCGAACCCGAAGGCCCCGGGCTCCGGCGCCGACGAGAAGCGACGTCCGAGCGTCTTCTGGCCGCTCGCCGCCCTCATCGTCCCCGCGATGGGACTGCTCGCCCGCATCGAGGTCGAGGGCGGCGAGAACCTTCCGCGTGAGGGCGCGTACGTGCTCGCCCCCAATCACTGCAGCGAGATCGATCCGCTGGTCGTCGCGGTCGCGGTGTGGCGGATGGGGCGGGCCCCCCGGTTCATGGCGAAGGAGAGCCTGTTCCGGGTTCCGGTGTTCGGTGCCGTCCTCCGGGCGACCGGAATGGTCCCCGTCGCCCGCTCCTCGTCGGCCGGCGGTGCGCGTCAGACCATCGAGAGCTCCCGCATGCTCGTCGAGCACGGTCGAGGCGTGATCGTCTACCCCGAGGGCTCCCTCACCCGCGACCCCGACATGTGGCCGATGCGGGGGAAGACCGGTGCTGTGCGCCTGGCTCTGGCCGGCGGCATCCCGCTCATCCCGGTGGCTCATTGGGGAGCGCAGGAGATCCTCCCGCGGTACGGCAAGCTCCGCCTCTGGCCGCTCCGGCGCCGTGTGCGCGTCGTCTTCGGCCCGCCGGTGGACCTCTCGGCCTCCTCCGCCACCCAGATGCAGCCGTCGACCCTCGTCGCGGCGACCGACGTGCTGATGGGGCGGATCGCCGAACTGCTCTCGGGCCTGCGGGGCGCGCCCGCGCCTGCGGAGAGATGGAACCCGTCCGCGCACGGGCAGAAGGAGACGGGGCGTCTTGAGCCGTAG
- the murA gene encoding UDP-N-acetylglucosamine 1-carboxyvinyltransferase: MKTLLSDAGSPTGEQEIAVTEATGEILSIRGGRPLRGRVDVKGAKNLATKAMVAALLGDSVSVLRDVPDISDVKVVRSLLEAHGVRVDDGEEPGTLHFDPREAVSAHMEEIDAHAGASRIPILFCGPLLHLLGQAFIPDLGGCRIGDRPINFHLDALRNFGAVVEKLPSGIRLSAPDGLHGANIELPYPSVGATEQVLLTAVRARGVTELRNAAIEPEIMDLIAVLQKMGAIISYEPNRVILIEGVPNLSGYDHRCIFDRNEAASWACAALATDGDIFVSGARQQEMLTFLNVFRKAGGSFDVREDGIRFRRGEALRPVMVETDVHPGFMTDWQQPLIVALTQAEGQSVVHETVYENRLGFTAALNKMGADIQVHAQGLDMPGRRVPRRALEQAAVINGPTPLHGADVVVPDLRGGYSYVIAALAAEGESTVRNVGIIRRGYEKFFAKLDALGADFRVIG; encoded by the coding sequence ATGAAGACCCTTCTCAGCGATGCGGGATCCCCCACGGGGGAGCAGGAGATCGCCGTGACCGAAGCGACCGGAGAGATCCTCAGCATCCGCGGCGGACGGCCGCTGCGCGGACGGGTCGACGTGAAGGGGGCCAAGAACCTCGCCACCAAGGCGATGGTCGCAGCTCTCCTCGGTGACAGTGTGAGCGTCCTTCGCGATGTGCCCGACATCAGCGACGTGAAGGTCGTCCGGTCCCTCCTCGAAGCGCACGGCGTGCGCGTGGATGACGGCGAGGAGCCCGGCACCCTGCATTTCGACCCCCGTGAAGCGGTGTCCGCCCACATGGAGGAGATCGACGCCCACGCCGGCGCGTCCCGCATCCCGATCCTCTTCTGCGGTCCGCTTCTGCACCTGCTCGGACAGGCGTTCATCCCCGACCTCGGCGGCTGCCGCATCGGAGATCGACCTATCAACTTCCACCTCGACGCGCTCCGCAATTTCGGCGCCGTCGTGGAGAAGCTGCCCAGCGGAATCCGTCTGTCAGCCCCCGACGGACTGCACGGGGCCAACATCGAGCTGCCCTATCCGAGTGTGGGAGCGACGGAGCAGGTGCTCCTCACGGCGGTCCGCGCTCGCGGCGTCACCGAGTTGCGCAATGCCGCGATCGAGCCGGAGATCATGGATCTGATCGCCGTGCTGCAGAAGATGGGCGCGATCATCTCCTACGAGCCCAACCGCGTCATCCTCATCGAGGGGGTCCCGAACCTCAGCGGCTACGACCACCGGTGCATCTTCGACCGCAACGAGGCCGCGTCGTGGGCGTGCGCGGCTCTGGCCACGGACGGTGACATCTTCGTCTCCGGCGCCCGGCAGCAGGAGATGCTCACGTTCCTGAACGTCTTCCGCAAGGCGGGCGGATCCTTCGACGTCCGCGAGGACGGCATCCGGTTCCGCCGTGGCGAAGCCCTCCGGCCGGTCATGGTCGAGACGGATGTCCACCCGGGGTTCATGACGGATTGGCAGCAGCCCCTCATCGTCGCCCTGACGCAGGCCGAAGGGCAGTCCGTCGTCCACGAGACGGTGTACGAGAACCGGCTGGGGTTCACCGCGGCGCTGAACAAGATGGGCGCCGACATCCAGGTGCACGCGCAGGGGCTGGACATGCCGGGACGACGCGTCCCGCGTCGCGCCCTCGAGCAGGCCGCCGTCATCAACGGTCCCACTCCGCTGCACGGCGCCGACGTCGTGGTGCCCGACCTTCGCGGCGGATACAGCTACGTGATCGCGGCCCTGGCGGCGGAGGGCGAATCGACGGTGCGCAACGTCGGAATCATCCGACGGGGCTACGAGAAGTTCTTCGCCAAGCTCGACGCCCTCGGCGCCGACTTCCGCGTCATCGGGTGA
- the leuD gene encoding 3-isopropylmalate dehydratase small subunit, giving the protein MEKFTTHTGIVAPLKRSAVDTDQIIPAVYLKRVTKTGFEDALFASWRQDPDFVLNQPAFQGASILVAGPDFGTGSSREHAVWALRDFGFSVILSPKFADIFRGNAGKQGLLTAAISEDDLHRIWEAVDARPGLTMTVDLVERVAILVDPAEGGAAPLQVPFEIDDYTRWRLLEGLDDIGLTLRSADQIAQFEARREAWRPRTLPVR; this is encoded by the coding sequence ATGGAGAAGTTCACGACCCACACCGGCATCGTCGCGCCGCTGAAGCGCTCTGCGGTCGACACCGACCAGATCATCCCCGCGGTGTACCTCAAGCGCGTCACCAAGACCGGCTTCGAAGACGCGCTCTTCGCCAGCTGGCGGCAGGACCCCGACTTCGTGCTGAATCAGCCGGCGTTCCAGGGGGCCTCGATCCTGGTGGCCGGACCCGACTTCGGCACCGGCTCCAGCCGTGAGCACGCCGTCTGGGCGCTGCGCGACTTCGGGTTCTCCGTGATCCTCAGCCCGAAGTTCGCCGACATCTTCCGCGGCAACGCGGGGAAGCAGGGTCTGCTGACGGCGGCGATCTCCGAGGACGACCTGCACCGCATCTGGGAGGCCGTCGACGCGCGGCCGGGGCTGACGATGACCGTCGACCTCGTCGAGCGCGTCGCGATCCTCGTCGACCCCGCCGAGGGCGGCGCCGCGCCCCTCCAGGTGCCTTTCGAGATCGACGATTACACTAGGTGGCGGCTTCTCGAGGGGCTCGATGACATCGGGCTCACGCTGCGCAGCGCAGATCAGATCGCGCAGTTCGAGGCCCGCCGGGAGGCGTGGCGCCCACGGACACTTCCCGTCCGGTAA
- the leuC gene encoding 3-isopropylmalate dehydratase large subunit yields MSTSDIDTSPADGVTIPDRPRTLAEKVWEDHVVVKGQNGEPDLIYIDLHLVHEVTSPQAFDGLRAEGRPVRRRDLTIATEDHNTPTLDIDKPIADLTSRTQIDTLRRNAEEFGVRLHSLGDKEQGIVHVVGPQLGLTMPGITVVCGDSHTSTHGAFGAMAFGIGTSEVEHVLATQTLPLKPFKTMAITVEGELKPGVTAKDIILAVIAKIGTNGGQGYVLEYRGSAIRSLSMEGRMTICNMSIEAGARAGMVAPDETTFAYVKDKPHAPQGRDWEDAVAYWRTLPSDEGAVYDAEVFLDADALEPFVTWGTNPGQGVSLSDVVPSPDDFVDPNERAAAERALEYMALEPGTRLKDVPVDAVFMGSCTNSRIEDLRAFASIVKGRKKADGVRVMVVPGSARVRLEAEAEGLHEIFTAFGAEWRFAGCSMCLGMNPDQLAPGERCASTSNRNFEGRQGKGGRTHLVSPLVAAATAVRGTLSSPSDLDDADGGLDSPSLDTLTGAEA; encoded by the coding sequence ATGAGCACGTCCGATATCGACACGTCGCCCGCCGATGGCGTCACGATCCCCGATCGCCCCCGTACCCTCGCCGAGAAGGTGTGGGAGGACCACGTCGTGGTCAAGGGACAGAACGGCGAGCCGGATCTGATCTACATCGATCTGCACCTGGTTCACGAGGTCACCAGCCCGCAGGCGTTCGACGGTCTCCGCGCCGAGGGGCGCCCCGTCCGCCGACGGGATCTCACGATCGCCACCGAGGACCACAACACCCCGACCCTCGACATCGACAAGCCGATCGCCGACCTCACCAGCCGCACCCAGATCGACACGCTGCGTCGCAACGCCGAGGAGTTCGGGGTCAGGCTCCACTCCCTCGGCGACAAGGAGCAGGGGATCGTCCACGTCGTGGGTCCGCAGCTGGGTCTCACCATGCCCGGGATCACGGTCGTCTGCGGAGATTCGCACACCTCCACCCACGGCGCCTTCGGTGCGATGGCCTTCGGGATCGGCACGAGCGAGGTCGAGCACGTCCTGGCCACGCAGACCCTGCCGCTGAAGCCCTTCAAGACGATGGCGATCACCGTCGAGGGCGAGCTCAAGCCCGGGGTGACCGCGAAGGACATCATCCTCGCGGTCATCGCCAAGATCGGCACCAACGGCGGCCAGGGATACGTGCTGGAGTATCGCGGGTCGGCGATCCGGTCGCTGTCGATGGAGGGGCGGATGACGATCTGCAACATGTCCATCGAAGCGGGGGCTCGCGCGGGGATGGTCGCGCCCGACGAGACGACCTTCGCGTACGTCAAAGACAAGCCCCACGCGCCGCAGGGCCGTGACTGGGAGGACGCGGTCGCCTACTGGAGGACGCTCCCCAGCGACGAGGGCGCGGTCTACGACGCCGAGGTGTTCCTCGACGCGGATGCCCTCGAGCCCTTCGTGACCTGGGGCACCAATCCCGGCCAGGGAGTATCGCTGTCGGACGTCGTGCCCTCACCCGACGATTTCGTCGATCCGAATGAGCGCGCCGCGGCCGAGCGCGCGCTGGAGTACATGGCGCTCGAGCCCGGCACGCGTCTCAAGGACGTGCCGGTCGATGCGGTCTTCATGGGATCGTGCACGAACAGCCGCATCGAGGACCTGCGCGCCTTCGCGTCGATCGTGAAGGGTCGGAAGAAGGCCGACGGGGTCCGGGTGATGGTGGTCCCGGGCTCGGCGCGCGTGCGGCTGGAGGCCGAAGCCGAGGGGCTTCACGAGATCTTCACCGCGTTCGGCGCGGAATGGCGCTTCGCGGGATGTTCGATGTGCCTCGGGATGAACCCCGACCAGCTCGCTCCCGGCGAACGCTGCGCCTCGACCTCGAACCGCAATTTCGAGGGCCGGCAGGGGAAGGGGGGACGAACCCACCTCGTCTCACCGCTGGTGGCCGCCGCCACCGCGGTACGCGGAACCCTCTCCAGCCCGAGCGACCTGGACGACGCGGACGGCGGGCTCGACTCGCCGAGCCTCGACACCCTGACCGGGGCGGAGGCCTGA
- a CDS encoding TerC/Alx family metal homeostasis membrane protein: MTYEIPTWFAITALIVLSLILLADLLIILKRPHIPSMREATLWVVFYVALALVFAVVLLLVTGSGDAMGEFVAGWLTEYSLSVDNLFVFVLLMSQFSVPRRYQQEVLMVGIIIALILRAIFIMLGAVLIENLSWIFYVFGLFLVYTAWRQAFPGKHDDDAQAETGIVRFLRRFIDISDGYDGSKLRTVVDGKKIFTPMILVFVAIGFTDLVFAIDSIPAIFGITQSPFIVFTANLFALMGLRQLYFLLGGLLDRLKYLHYGIAFILAFIGVKLFLHALHENELPFINGGEHVEWAPDISTWVSLGVIVAAMTVATVASLIAARREGVPVTTADAADRPAADLPDGSGRTPAEAAAAAVAEERGPHAGGDGSATGDDGR; this comes from the coding sequence ATGACCTATGAGATTCCGACGTGGTTCGCGATCACCGCGCTGATCGTGCTGTCGCTGATTCTCCTCGCGGATCTGCTCATCATCCTCAAGCGCCCTCACATCCCCTCGATGAGGGAAGCGACGCTGTGGGTGGTGTTCTATGTCGCCCTCGCCCTGGTGTTCGCCGTCGTGCTGCTGCTGGTCACCGGCTCGGGGGACGCGATGGGCGAGTTCGTCGCGGGGTGGCTGACGGAGTACAGCCTCTCGGTCGACAATCTCTTCGTCTTCGTCCTGCTGATGAGCCAATTCTCGGTGCCCCGCCGATATCAGCAGGAGGTCCTGATGGTGGGCATCATCATCGCGCTGATCCTGCGTGCGATCTTCATCATGCTCGGCGCCGTGCTGATCGAGAATCTGAGCTGGATCTTCTACGTCTTCGGCCTCTTCCTGGTCTACACCGCGTGGCGGCAGGCCTTCCCGGGCAAGCACGACGACGATGCGCAGGCCGAAACGGGCATCGTGCGCTTCCTGCGCCGCTTCATCGACATCAGCGACGGGTACGACGGCTCGAAGCTGCGCACCGTCGTCGACGGCAAGAAGATCTTCACCCCGATGATCCTCGTCTTCGTCGCGATCGGCTTCACCGATCTGGTGTTCGCGATCGACTCGATCCCGGCGATCTTCGGCATCACCCAGAGCCCGTTCATCGTGTTCACCGCGAACCTGTTCGCGCTGATGGGGCTGCGCCAGCTCTACTTCCTTCTCGGCGGTCTTCTGGACCGCCTGAAGTACCTGCACTACGGCATCGCCTTCATCCTCGCCTTCATCGGCGTGAAGCTCTTCCTCCACGCCCTGCACGAGAACGAGCTGCCTTTCATCAACGGCGGCGAGCACGTCGAGTGGGCACCGGACATCTCGACGTGGGTGTCGCTGGGCGTGATCGTCGCAGCGATGACGGTGGCGACCGTGGCGAGCCTCATCGCCGCCCGTCGCGAGGGCGTACCGGTCACCACCGCCGATGCCGCGGACCGGCCCGCCGCCGACCTCCCCGATGGTTCGGGGCGGACGCCGGCGGAAGCCGCGGCGGCGGCGGTGGCCGAGGAGAGGGGACCGCACGCCGGAGGGGACGGCTCAGCCACGGGCGATGACGGACGTTGA
- a CDS encoding RNA polymerase sigma factor → MTEQTDAALVARAAGGSELAFRSLYRAYVRPVYWVAHGLLHDVSDAEDVTQETFLVAWRKLPSLQLAGESLLPWLVTVCRLQAANRMRRQRRDRTREVHGDLDETLPSTVDVEQQIVDADLVERILAEVDTLSELDREIFRLCAAEGYGYQAAADQLGVGHGVVRNRLSRIRTRVRTALKEST, encoded by the coding sequence GTGACCGAGCAGACGGATGCGGCGCTCGTCGCACGGGCCGCGGGCGGGAGTGAGCTCGCCTTCCGGTCGCTTTACCGCGCGTACGTGCGGCCGGTGTACTGGGTCGCCCACGGACTGCTCCACGACGTCTCGGATGCCGAGGACGTCACCCAGGAGACCTTCCTCGTGGCGTGGCGGAAGCTCCCGTCGCTGCAGCTCGCAGGCGAGTCCCTGCTCCCGTGGCTGGTGACCGTCTGCCGACTGCAGGCGGCGAACCGGATGCGGCGGCAGCGCCGTGACCGGACCCGAGAGGTGCACGGCGACCTGGACGAGACCCTGCCTTCGACGGTCGACGTCGAGCAGCAGATCGTCGATGCCGATCTGGTGGAGCGCATCCTCGCCGAGGTCGACACCTTGAGCGAGCTCGACCGGGAGATCTTCCGGCTGTGCGCGGCGGAGGGATACGGCTACCAGGCGGCCGCCGACCAGCTCGGCGTCGGCCACGGCGTCGTCCGCAATCGTCTCTCCCGCATCCGCACCCGCGTGCGGACCGCCCTGAAGGAGAGCACATGA
- a CDS encoding DUF4349 domain-containing protein — protein MNTVQRTPLPDLGEERINRIERDLFTGIDAERSVRRRRRRTGWITAGAAAAVIVVAAAIAPTVGGLVSPTVSNESAVAPAGGDAATLPLDQGALQEESGAADDLGAAGGEAAAQAPAERDIVTTASASIVVDDVPAAAEDIGAAAIALGGYVQSQSIGQSGAPIPIEPGIGGPDVSYPTPFDVRSGWVTVRIPADDLSPFVSGLAEIGEVTQSSIDRQDVTEQTVDLRARVEATQASVDRLEELLAQAGDLGDLIAAESALAERQATLESYQQQLESLEGQVELSTVSVSLSPRVEQVTADPAGFTDGLLAGWNGLIATLNGIVIAFGFLLPWLAVLGAVAFIVWVIVRVRRARRTAAPAPDGDADSAR, from the coding sequence ATGAACACCGTCCAGCGCACCCCGCTCCCCGACCTCGGCGAGGAACGGATCAACCGTATCGAGCGGGATCTGTTCACCGGGATCGACGCCGAGCGATCAGTCCGCCGGCGTCGCCGGCGCACCGGCTGGATCACCGCCGGCGCGGCGGCCGCCGTGATCGTCGTGGCCGCGGCGATCGCCCCGACTGTCGGAGGGCTCGTCTCCCCCACGGTGTCGAACGAATCCGCCGTCGCGCCCGCCGGCGGCGATGCGGCCACGCTGCCGCTCGACCAGGGCGCGCTCCAGGAGGAGAGCGGCGCAGCCGACGACCTCGGAGCCGCCGGAGGCGAGGCGGCGGCGCAGGCGCCGGCGGAACGCGACATCGTCACGACCGCTTCGGCGAGCATCGTCGTCGACGATGTCCCGGCGGCCGCGGAGGACATCGGAGCGGCAGCCATCGCGCTCGGCGGGTACGTGCAGTCGCAGTCGATCGGTCAGAGCGGCGCGCCGATCCCCATCGAACCGGGGATCGGCGGACCGGACGTGTCGTATCCGACCCCCTTCGATGTCCGGTCCGGGTGGGTCACCGTGCGCATCCCGGCCGACGATCTGTCGCCCTTCGTCTCGGGGCTCGCCGAGATCGGCGAGGTGACCCAGTCCTCGATCGACCGGCAGGACGTCACGGAGCAGACCGTCGATCTCCGTGCCCGCGTCGAGGCGACGCAGGCATCGGTCGACCGACTGGAAGAGCTCCTCGCACAGGCGGGCGACCTCGGTGACCTCATCGCGGCGGAAAGCGCGCTCGCCGAACGCCAGGCGACCCTGGAGTCGTATCAGCAGCAGCTGGAGTCGCTCGAGGGCCAGGTGGAGCTCTCGACGGTCTCGGTGTCGCTGTCGCCGCGCGTGGAGCAGGTCACCGCCGACCCGGCGGGTTTCACCGACGGTCTCCTCGCCGGGTGGAACGGTCTCATCGCCACGCTGAACGGCATCGTCATCGCGTTCGGGTTCCTCCTGCCCTGGCTCGCCGTGCTCGGCGCGGTGGCCTTCATCGTCTGGGTGATCGTGCGCGTGCGCCGGGCGCGCCGCACCGCCGCACCGGCACCGGACGGAGACGCTGACAGCGCCCGATAG
- a CDS encoding PTS fructose transporter subunit IIABC: MSTPASHTITPGLVSLDVGLGPDKSAVIRALADRVVAEGRATDAEALFSDAWAREQKDETGLPGGIAIPHAKSAAVTRPSLAFARLRPGVDFGADDGPADLVFLIAAPAEAAEDHLAVLSKLARSLMDDDFTAGLRAAGSDDEVVAIVREAIGETRATSMSAAVAPAPVAATDGTRPRIVAVTACATGIAHTFMAADALTAAGEKAGVDLVVEPQGSSGYRALAAEIIRDADAVIFAVDVDVREPQRFAGKPVVRTSVKRGIEQPEKLIAEAVAAASDPRADRVGGSATAAAVNSTAVQESVGARIKRWLLTGVSYMIPFVAGGGLLIALGFLLGGYQVTDDAANVIVQNSLWDLPAGGLGQYLGSVAFMIGATSMGFLVPVLAGFIAFAIADRPGIAPGFVAGAVAVLMSAGFIGGLIGGLLAGFIAWWLGRLPAPRWLRGLMPVVIIPLVGSVVASGLMILFLGRPIAQLMTWLTDWLNSLNGASAVILGVILGLMMCFDLGGPVNKVAYTFATTGLAAATASQPFSSPYLIMAAVMAAGMVPPLAMALASTVLARNLFTPVERENGKAAWLLGAAFISEGAIPFAAADLFRVIPASMLGGAVTGGLSMAIGVSSLAPHGGIFVFFAIQPVWGFLVSILAGVLVSAFAVIALKKWVHKRETTVVAPVSTAVPVAA; the protein is encoded by the coding sequence ATGTCTACACCGGCGTCGCACACCATCACCCCCGGCCTTGTGAGCCTGGATGTCGGGCTCGGACCCGACAAGTCCGCGGTCATCCGTGCCCTCGCCGACCGTGTCGTCGCAGAGGGCCGGGCCACCGACGCGGAAGCGCTGTTCTCGGACGCCTGGGCTCGCGAGCAGAAGGACGAGACGGGCCTGCCCGGCGGCATCGCGATCCCGCATGCCAAGAGCGCCGCCGTCACCCGCCCATCGCTGGCCTTCGCCCGGCTGCGGCCCGGCGTCGACTTCGGTGCCGATGACGGACCCGCCGATCTGGTGTTCCTCATCGCCGCGCCCGCCGAGGCCGCCGAGGACCACCTCGCCGTGCTGTCCAAGCTCGCCCGCAGCCTCATGGACGACGACTTCACTGCGGGACTGCGCGCGGCCGGCAGCGACGACGAGGTCGTCGCGATCGTCCGAGAGGCGATCGGCGAAACGCGCGCGACCTCGATGTCCGCGGCCGTGGCACCTGCGCCGGTCGCCGCGACCGACGGCACCCGGCCCCGCATCGTCGCCGTGACGGCCTGCGCGACGGGGATCGCCCACACCTTCATGGCCGCAGACGCCCTGACGGCGGCGGGGGAGAAGGCGGGGGTCGACCTCGTCGTCGAACCCCAGGGCTCGAGCGGCTATCGGGCGCTCGCCGCCGAGATCATCCGCGATGCCGACGCCGTCATCTTCGCCGTCGACGTCGACGTCCGCGAGCCCCAGCGTTTCGCAGGCAAGCCCGTCGTGCGCACCAGCGTCAAGCGCGGCATCGAGCAGCCGGAGAAGCTCATCGCCGAAGCGGTCGCCGCGGCATCCGATCCGCGCGCCGACAGGGTCGGCGGCTCGGCAACGGCAGCAGCGGTGAACTCCACCGCTGTCCAGGAATCGGTCGGCGCCCGCATCAAGCGCTGGCTCCTCACCGGTGTGAGCTACATGATCCCCTTCGTCGCGGGCGGCGGTCTGCTGATCGCGCTGGGGTTCCTCCTGGGCGGGTACCAGGTGACCGACGATGCCGCGAACGTCATCGTGCAGAACTCCCTGTGGGATCTGCCCGCCGGCGGTCTCGGACAGTACCTCGGCTCGGTCGCCTTCATGATCGGAGCGACCTCGATGGGCTTCCTCGTCCCGGTGCTGGCCGGGTTCATCGCCTTCGCCATCGCCGACCGGCCGGGCATCGCTCCCGGCTTCGTGGCGGGCGCGGTCGCCGTCCTGATGAGCGCGGGGTTCATCGGCGGGCTCATCGGCGGCCTGCTGGCCGGATTCATCGCCTGGTGGCTCGGGCGTCTGCCCGCCCCTCGCTGGCTGCGCGGGCTCATGCCGGTGGTCATCATCCCGCTCGTCGGATCGGTCGTCGCCTCCGGACTCATGATCCTCTTCCTCGGCCGGCCCATCGCGCAGCTGATGACCTGGCTGACCGACTGGCTCAACAGCCTCAACGGCGCATCAGCGGTCATCCTCGGGGTCATCCTCGGTCTGATGATGTGCTTCGACCTCGGAGGGCCCGTCAACAAGGTCGCCTACACCTTCGCCACCACCGGCCTCGCAGCCGCCACGGCGTCGCAGCCGTTCTCCTCGCCCTACCTCATCATGGCGGCCGTGATGGCGGCCGGGATGGTGCCGCCGCTGGCGATGGCGCTCGCGTCGACGGTGCTGGCGCGCAACCTCTTCACCCCCGTCGAGCGGGAGAACGGCAAGGCGGCCTGGCTGCTGGGTGCCGCGTTCATCTCCGAGGGTGCGATCCCCTTCGCCGCAGCGGACCTCTTCCGCGTCATCCCGGCGTCGATGCTGGGCGGTGCGGTGACCGGCGGCCTGAGCATGGCGATCGGGGTGTCCTCGCTCGCCCCGCACGGCGGCATCTTCGTCTTCTTCGCGATCCAGCCCGTCTGGGGCTTCCTCGTCTCGATCCTCGCCGGTGTCCTGGTGTCGGCCTTCGCCGTCATCGCGCTGAAGAAGTGGGTTCACAAGCGGGAGACGACGGTCGTGGCTCCCGTGAGCACGGCGGTCCCCGTCGCAGCCTGA
- a CDS encoding 1-phosphofructokinase family hexose kinase, whose amino-acid sequence MIVTLTAHPSLDRTVALDSTLRPGEVQQAVSVREDAGGKGVNVSRAIVAAGVPTVALVPLNPHDPYADLLRETGVPTRSTAVAGRVRANIALTDPAGTTTKINLPGARLTIADRRAVIADTVAASRGARWLVLAGSVPPGVGDDFYADVIDAVREAPDAPRIAVDTSGAALAVVVERSRPDLIKPNDEELAQLAGLGGALGGSPPDAAELVAEVVRVGAGLVAGSVGSALVTLGSLGAVLLTEGGAWYAAPPSIRAVSTVGAGDSSLAGYVIAAVAGAGPAERLERAVRYGAAAASLPGTQIPTPADLPTGEVRAVALVAERTIPAGIAP is encoded by the coding sequence ATGATCGTCACGCTCACCGCGCACCCGTCGCTGGATCGCACCGTCGCGCTGGACTCCACCCTGCGGCCCGGTGAGGTGCAGCAGGCCGTGTCCGTCCGCGAGGACGCCGGGGGGAAGGGGGTCAACGTCTCGCGCGCGATCGTCGCCGCGGGAGTGCCCACCGTGGCGCTCGTGCCTTTGAATCCGCACGACCCGTACGCCGATCTGCTCCGTGAGACGGGTGTGCCCACCCGCTCGACCGCCGTGGCCGGTCGCGTCCGCGCCAACATCGCACTGACGGATCCCGCGGGGACGACGACCAAGATCAATCTGCCGGGGGCTCGTCTGACCATCGCCGACCGCCGCGCGGTGATCGCCGACACCGTCGCGGCCAGCCGAGGTGCCCGCTGGCTGGTGTTGGCAGGCTCCGTGCCACCGGGTGTCGGCGACGACTTCTACGCCGATGTCATCGACGCCGTGCGCGAGGCTCCCGACGCGCCGCGCATCGCGGTCGACACCTCAGGTGCAGCCCTCGCCGTCGTCGTCGAGCGGAGTCGCCCCGATCTCATCAAGCCCAACGACGAGGAACTCGCGCAGCTGGCCGGTCTCGGCGGCGCACTCGGAGGTTCGCCCCCCGACGCCGCCGAGCTCGTCGCCGAGGTCGTCCGCGTCGGGGCCGGCCTCGTTGCCGGCTCGGTGGGCTCGGCGCTGGTGACGCTGGGATCCCTCGGCGCGGTGCTTCTGACCGAGGGTGGCGCGTGGTACGCCGCACCCCCGTCGATCCGGGCGGTGAGCACCGTCGGTGCGGGGGACAGCTCCCTCGCCGGATACGTGATCGCGGCGGTCGCCGGCGCCGGCCCCGCCGAACGCCTCGAGCGCGCGGTCCGCTACGGCGCTGCCGCGGCGTCACTCCCCGGCACCCAGATCCCCACTCCCGCCGACCTCCCCACCGGGGAGGTTCGAGCCGTCGCGCTCGTCGCCGAGCGCACCATCCCTGCGGGCATCGCCCCGTGA